A stretch of Natronococcus sp. CG52 DNA encodes these proteins:
- the glpA gene encoding anaerobic glycerol-3-phosphate dehydrogenase subunit GlpA, translating into MAHDTEVLVLGGGSTGCGIARDLAMRGLEVTLVERGNLTDGTTGRMHGLLHSGGRYAVSDQASATECIEENKILRDIAGHCVEMTGGLFVQRPEDPDDYFQEKLEGCRECKIPARALSGREAREVEPYLAKDVKRAIQVPDGAIDPFRLCVANAIDAERHGARVETHAEVVDLLRDGDDIYGVKVRHDSGPGKRTHKTPGTTEEITADYVVNATGAWAGQIGAMADLDVEVRPSKGVMTIMNVRQVDTVVNRCRPKGDADIVVPHETTAILGTTDEEVEDPDDYPEEGWEVDMMIDTLSELVPILEKARTIRSFWGVRPLYEPPGRGTKDPTDITRDFFLLDHEERDDVAGMSSIVGGKFTTYRAMAEQISDHVCEQLGVTASCATAEESLPGSENLEVLEEGMDDFGLRSPIARRSKQRLGSRSPEVLETDEANPVICQCEGVTRAEVCDAISQSGSDLNAVRIRTRASMGNCQGGFCCQNMASELHPEYDEETTREALDELFQERWKGERHALWGEQLSQAMLNYALHATTMNRDNDPASAAEPVDYGAFDTGVR; encoded by the coding sequence ATGGCACACGATACGGAGGTCCTCGTACTCGGCGGTGGCTCGACCGGCTGTGGCATCGCCAGAGACCTGGCGATGCGCGGCCTCGAGGTCACCCTCGTCGAACGAGGCAATCTAACGGACGGGACGACGGGCCGGATGCACGGCCTCTTGCACAGCGGCGGACGGTACGCCGTCTCTGACCAGGCCAGTGCGACCGAGTGTATCGAAGAAAACAAGATTCTCCGGGATATCGCCGGTCACTGCGTCGAGATGACCGGCGGGCTGTTCGTTCAGCGCCCCGAAGATCCCGACGACTACTTCCAGGAGAAACTCGAGGGCTGTCGCGAGTGTAAGATTCCCGCGCGGGCCCTCTCCGGCAGGGAAGCTCGCGAGGTGGAGCCCTACCTCGCGAAGGACGTCAAGCGCGCGATTCAGGTTCCCGACGGGGCGATCGACCCGTTCCGACTCTGCGTCGCGAACGCGATCGACGCCGAACGCCACGGCGCGCGCGTCGAGACCCACGCCGAGGTGGTCGACCTCCTGCGCGACGGCGACGATATCTACGGCGTGAAGGTTCGACACGACTCCGGGCCCGGCAAGCGGACGCACAAGACGCCGGGGACGACCGAGGAGATCACCGCCGACTACGTGGTCAACGCGACGGGCGCGTGGGCCGGCCAGATCGGTGCGATGGCCGACCTCGACGTCGAAGTCCGCCCCTCCAAGGGCGTGATGACGATTATGAACGTCCGACAGGTCGACACCGTCGTCAACCGGTGTCGACCGAAGGGTGACGCCGATATCGTCGTCCCTCACGAGACGACCGCCATCCTCGGCACGACCGACGAAGAGGTCGAGGATCCGGACGACTACCCCGAGGAGGGGTGGGAGGTCGACATGATGATCGACACGCTCTCGGAACTCGTTCCGATCCTCGAGAAGGCCCGGACGATCCGCTCGTTCTGGGGCGTCCGACCGCTGTACGAGCCCCCGGGACGCGGCACGAAGGATCCGACGGACATCACGCGCGACTTCTTCCTGCTCGACCACGAGGAGCGCGACGACGTCGCCGGCATGTCGAGTATCGTCGGCGGCAAGTTCACCACCTACCGAGCGATGGCCGAGCAGATCTCCGATCACGTCTGCGAACAGCTCGGCGTCACCGCCTCGTGTGCCACCGCGGAGGAATCGCTCCCGGGCAGCGAGAACCTCGAGGTGCTCGAGGAGGGGATGGACGACTTCGGGCTTCGCTCGCCGATTGCCCGCCGGAGCAAGCAGCGACTCGGCAGTCGCTCCCCCGAGGTGCTCGAGACGGACGAGGCCAATCCGGTCATCTGTCAGTGCGAGGGCGTCACGCGGGCGGAGGTCTGCGACGCGATCTCCCAGTCGGGATCCGACCTGAACGCGGTCCGCATCCGGACGCGGGCCTCGATGGGCAACTGTCAGGGCGGCTTTTGCTGTCAGAATATGGCCAGCGAACTCCACCCCGAGTACGACGAGGAGACGACCCGGGAAGCGCTGGACGAACTGTTCCAGGAGCGCTGGAAGGGCGAACGCCACGCCCTCTGGGGCGAACAGCTCTCCCAGGCGATGCTCAACTACGCGCTGCACGCGACGACGATGAACCGCGACAACGACCCCGCGAGCGCCGCGGAGCCCGTCGACTACGGCGCGTTCGACACGGGGGTGCGGTGA
- a CDS encoding Cdc6/Cdc18 family protein: protein MDLQERIARRRSARRDNGIVVNREHLSPVVHRSEPVGRGPVLEQLLDALEAVFDGTLPEPVAVVGPAGAGTSAIVTSLFAALNDRLGETTRTMGTTTRAGSTGPVTWFVYVDARRVESAFAFYRTVLSRISAESVPESGVGTDDLRERLCSRLERPDRRAVIAVDHYDEPETLSYERVRELVEPSAENVSTIAVGQTEPDGWDGPTVTVPSYRHHELVDVVTDRTSTGLSPGALDHETVREVAIWADGNAHDALAALFGAVVLAGEDGADRIERTHLEAATADVPENGVHVDRVLALSETRQQVLRDLIAVDSADRPIRDVAAEIADRSSLTAGTVKRFLYELADRGVIERVPLSVSGSGRRPSTVVARFPTIAFRALGPVENGPNGNVTS, encoded by the coding sequence ATGGACCTCCAGGAACGCATCGCTCGACGACGATCCGCGCGCCGCGACAACGGGATCGTCGTCAACCGTGAACACCTCAGTCCGGTGGTTCACCGGTCGGAACCGGTGGGTCGAGGTCCCGTGCTCGAGCAGCTGCTCGACGCACTCGAGGCGGTGTTCGACGGCACGCTTCCGGAGCCCGTCGCGGTCGTCGGTCCCGCGGGTGCCGGAACCTCAGCGATCGTCACGTCGCTGTTCGCGGCGCTGAACGATCGACTCGGCGAGACCACTCGCACGATGGGGACGACGACGCGGGCCGGCAGCACCGGCCCGGTGACGTGGTTCGTCTACGTCGACGCGCGTCGCGTCGAGAGCGCCTTCGCGTTCTACCGGACCGTCCTCTCGCGGATCTCCGCGGAGTCGGTTCCCGAGAGCGGCGTGGGAACCGACGATCTCCGCGAGCGACTCTGCTCGCGGCTCGAGCGACCGGACCGGCGTGCAGTCATCGCTGTCGATCACTACGACGAACCCGAGACGCTCTCTTACGAGCGCGTTCGCGAACTCGTCGAACCGTCGGCCGAAAACGTCTCGACGATCGCCGTCGGGCAGACCGAACCCGACGGCTGGGACGGACCGACGGTGACGGTCCCGTCTTACCGCCATCACGAACTCGTCGACGTCGTCACCGACCGGACGTCGACCGGGCTCTCTCCAGGGGCCCTCGACCACGAAACCGTCCGCGAGGTCGCGATCTGGGCCGACGGCAACGCACACGACGCGCTCGCCGCGCTGTTCGGCGCGGTGGTCCTCGCCGGCGAGGACGGCGCGGATCGAATCGAACGGACCCACCTCGAGGCGGCGACGGCGGACGTTCCCGAGAACGGCGTCCACGTCGATCGGGTGCTGGCACTCTCCGAGACGCGCCAACAGGTCCTCCGCGACCTCATCGCCGTCGATTCCGCCGACCGTCCCATTCGCGACGTCGCGGCGGAGATCGCAGACCGATCGTCGCTGACCGCCGGAACGGTCAAACGCTTTCTGTACGAACTCGCGGATCGCGGTGTCATCGAACGCGTCCCGCTGTCCGTCAGCGGGAGCGGCCGCCG
- the glpB gene encoding glycerol-3-phosphate dehydrogenase subunit GlpB, with protein MAIEDDVLVIGGGLAGATAALTAVEEGVQVRLVTYKQSTLRHASGLIDILGYTPGGDGPIVDPFEALSALPEGHPYERVGTEAVRDALSFFDEIAGDAYAGGHTASNALVPTHGGTVKPTARYPVSTAAGLATVPKDTLLVGFETLTDFDAPLAASHLEAAGAPFEARGVTVAFPGIVRDDAKINRYAHLLDHEETVQAGAGETSAREALAATVDANLEDESRVGFPAILGDEHSDEVRADLEDALGVDVFEVPMGPPSLPGMRLEDLLYDALSDAGVRVTSGVPVIDYESDGDGAIDHVVVDRHGQEVPYRAEQYVLATGGLVGKGVRSERDRVFEPVFDCHVPHAAERYDWFVEDVFGEQPYARFGLVPDRELRPLDEDDEPEFSNLRAAGGVLGGYDYAAEKSGAGVSLATGYVAGGRAGTEASR; from the coding sequence ATGGCGATCGAGGACGACGTCCTCGTCATCGGCGGCGGGCTGGCCGGTGCGACCGCCGCGCTCACCGCGGTGGAGGAAGGCGTCCAGGTCCGACTGGTCACGTACAAGCAGAGCACCCTCCGGCACGCGAGCGGCCTGATCGATATCCTCGGCTACACGCCCGGGGGAGACGGACCGATCGTCGATCCGTTCGAGGCGCTCTCGGCTCTCCCCGAGGGCCATCCCTACGAGCGCGTCGGCACCGAGGCGGTGCGCGACGCGCTCTCGTTCTTCGACGAGATCGCCGGTGACGCCTACGCGGGAGGCCACACGGCGTCGAACGCGCTCGTTCCGACCCACGGCGGCACCGTCAAGCCGACCGCGCGCTACCCCGTCTCGACGGCCGCCGGCCTGGCGACCGTCCCGAAGGACACGCTGCTCGTCGGGTTCGAGACGCTGACCGACTTCGACGCGCCGCTGGCGGCGTCTCACCTCGAGGCGGCGGGCGCGCCGTTCGAGGCTCGCGGCGTCACCGTCGCGTTCCCCGGAATCGTTCGCGACGACGCGAAGATCAACCGCTACGCCCACCTGCTCGACCACGAGGAGACCGTCCAGGCGGGAGCGGGCGAGACGTCCGCTCGCGAGGCGCTCGCGGCGACCGTCGACGCCAACCTCGAAGACGAGTCGCGGGTCGGCTTCCCGGCGATTCTGGGCGACGAACACTCCGACGAGGTCCGGGCCGACCTCGAGGACGCGCTGGGCGTCGACGTCTTCGAGGTCCCGATGGGACCGCCGAGTCTACCCGGAATGCGCCTCGAGGACCTGCTGTACGACGCGCTCAGTGACGCAGGCGTGCGAGTCACGTCGGGCGTTCCCGTGATCGACTACGAGAGCGACGGCGACGGCGCGATCGATCACGTCGTCGTCGACCGTCACGGGCAGGAGGTTCCGTACCGGGCCGAACAGTACGTGCTCGCGACCGGCGGGCTCGTCGGAAAGGGCGTCCGGAGCGAGCGAGATCGAGTGTTCGAACCCGTCTTCGACTGTCACGTCCCCCACGCCGCGGAGCGCTACGACTGGTTCGTCGAGGACGTCTTCGGCGAGCAGCCCTACGCCCGGTTCGGACTCGTTCCGGACCGCGAACTGCGGCCGCTCGACGAGGACGACGAACCCGAGTTCTCGAACCTGCGCGCCGCGGGTGGGGTGCTCGGCGGCTACGACTACGCGGCGGAGAAATCCGGCGCCGGCGTCTCGCTCGCGACGGGCTACGTCGCGGGCGGGCGGGCCGGAACCGAGGCGAGCAGATGA
- a CDS encoding phosphoglycolate phosphatase, with translation MTTDPPLVLDIDGTLTRPEGWGIDPRVFDPIRDWDAPVVIATGKAFPYPVALCHFVGVPELVVAENGGVVYTGDDVFFTADREAAQAVVEEYRSRGYTLGWGEEDTVNRWRETEVAVNLEQPVAPLREIAAEHGLEVVDTGYAYHVKDADPNKGDGVETIAEHVGFDLADAVAVGDSINDVSTFELVGRSFAVANADRAATEAADEVLEAVHADGTLSVLERVRGSS, from the coding sequence ATGACGACAGACCCGCCGCTCGTGCTCGACATCGACGGCACGCTCACCCGCCCCGAGGGCTGGGGGATCGATCCGCGCGTCTTCGACCCGATCCGCGACTGGGACGCCCCCGTCGTGATCGCCACCGGGAAGGCCTTCCCCTACCCCGTCGCTCTCTGTCACTTCGTCGGCGTGCCGGAACTCGTCGTCGCCGAGAACGGCGGCGTCGTCTACACCGGCGACGACGTCTTCTTCACCGCCGACCGGGAGGCCGCCCAGGCCGTCGTCGAGGAGTACCGCAGTCGGGGCTACACGCTCGGCTGGGGCGAGGAAGACACCGTCAACCGCTGGCGGGAGACCGAGGTCGCCGTCAACTTAGAGCAACCCGTCGCCCCGCTGCGCGAGATCGCCGCCGAGCACGGCCTCGAGGTCGTCGATACCGGCTACGCCTACCACGTCAAGGACGCTGACCCGAACAAAGGCGACGGCGTCGAGACCATCGCGGAACACGTCGGATTCGATCTCGCCGACGCCGTCGCCGTCGGCGACTCGATCAACGACGTCTCGACGTTCGAGCTCGTCGGCCGAAGCTTCGCCGTCGCGAACGCCGATCGCGCCGCGACTGAGGCCGCCGACGAGGTGCTCGAGGCGGTCCACGCCGACGGAACGCTGTCGGTGCTCGAGCGGGTTCGGGGCTCGTCGTAA
- the twy1 gene encoding 4-demethylwyosine synthase TYW1 → MSDSADSGTANADGEDDAPAQVSSPDYHSENHTAAQTCGWTANALRGEGKCYKYIYYGIESHRCIQMTPVVKCNERCVFCWRDHRGHAYELGDVEWDDPEAVVDASIELQKRLLSGFGGNEEVPREVFDQAMEPRHVAISLDGEPTLYPYLPELIEAFRDRGITTFLVSNGTRPEMLRKCDPTQLYVSVDAAERHTFDQVVGAMEDDAWEKLLETMEVLAEKDETRTVLRTTLVEGENMHHPDWYAGFYQQADPDFIELKAYMHVGHSQGRLDRSSMPDHERVVEFTGEVQEYMPEFTELKDVPASRVALLSKEKDTWVPKLKKGSEFWEDDPLVADY, encoded by the coding sequence ATGAGCGACTCCGCGGATTCCGGGACGGCGAACGCCGACGGCGAGGACGACGCCCCGGCACAGGTCTCGAGCCCGGACTACCACAGCGAGAACCACACCGCGGCCCAGACCTGCGGCTGGACGGCGAACGCCCTGCGCGGCGAGGGGAAGTGCTACAAGTACATCTACTACGGGATCGAGTCCCACCGCTGTATCCAGATGACGCCCGTAGTCAAGTGCAACGAGCGCTGCGTCTTCTGCTGGCGCGACCACAGGGGCCACGCCTACGAACTGGGCGACGTCGAGTGGGACGACCCCGAGGCCGTCGTCGACGCCTCGATCGAGCTCCAGAAGCGGCTCCTTTCGGGATTCGGCGGCAACGAAGAAGTCCCGCGCGAGGTCTTCGATCAGGCGATGGAACCCCGCCACGTCGCCATCTCGCTCGACGGCGAACCGACGCTGTACCCCTACCTGCCGGAACTGATCGAGGCCTTCCGCGACCGCGGCATCACCACCTTCCTCGTCTCGAACGGGACCCGACCCGAGATGCTCCGGAAGTGCGACCCGACCCAGCTCTACGTCAGCGTCGACGCCGCCGAGCGCCACACCTTCGATCAGGTCGTCGGCGCCATGGAGGACGACGCCTGGGAGAAGCTCCTCGAGACGATGGAGGTCCTCGCCGAGAAGGACGAAACCCGCACCGTCCTGCGGACGACGCTCGTCGAAGGCGAGAACATGCACCACCCCGACTGGTACGCCGGCTTCTACCAGCAGGCGGATCCCGACTTCATCGAACTGAAGGCGTACATGCACGTCGGCCACTCCCAGGGCCGACTCGACAGGTCCTCGATGCCCGACCACGAGCGGGTCGTCGAGTTCACCGGGGAGGTCCAGGAGTACATGCCGGAGTTCACCGAACTGAAGGACGTTCCGGCCTCGCGCGTCGCGCTCCTGTCGAAGGAGAAAGACACCTGGGTGCCGAAACTGAAGAAGGGCAGCGAGTTCTGGGAGGACGATCCGCTCGTCGCCGACTATTAG
- a CDS encoding CTP-dependent riboflavin kinase, whose translation MSVTAESTVGHDELAVLKLLALEGGLEGDVKISCSRLADRLDASNQTASRRLQRLESADLLERDTVSDGQWVAITDAGERALHTEYEDYRRIFETDSEVELDGTVTSGMGEGRHYISLSGYKRQFDDRLGYEPFPGTLNVDLREDSVRRRSAVASLEPVPIDGWEDDERTYGPAVCHPATVETVDGERYEEAHIIAPERTHHDEDQLEVIAPDKLREALGLEDGDRVTVSVGDGR comes from the coding sequence ATGTCAGTGACAGCGGAGTCCACCGTCGGCCACGACGAACTCGCCGTGCTCAAGCTGCTCGCCCTCGAGGGTGGGCTCGAAGGCGACGTCAAGATTTCCTGTTCTCGTCTCGCGGATCGGCTCGACGCGTCGAACCAGACGGCCTCGAGACGTCTCCAGCGACTCGAGAGCGCCGACCTGCTCGAACGCGACACGGTCAGCGACGGCCAGTGGGTCGCGATCACCGACGCCGGCGAGCGGGCGCTCCACACCGAATACGAGGACTACCGTCGCATCTTCGAGACGGACTCGGAGGTCGAACTCGACGGCACCGTCACGAGCGGGATGGGCGAAGGTCGCCACTACATTTCGCTGTCCGGCTACAAACGTCAGTTCGACGACCGACTCGGCTACGAGCCGTTTCCCGGCACGCTGAACGTCGACCTTCGCGAGGACAGCGTCCGCCGGCGCAGCGCCGTCGCCTCGCTCGAGCCGGTGCCGATCGACGGCTGGGAGGACGACGAGCGCACCTACGGACCCGCGGTCTGTCACCCTGCGACGGTCGAAACGGTCGACGGCGAGCGCTACGAGGAGGCGCACATCATCGCCCCCGAGCGCACCCACCACGACGAGGACCAGCTCGAGGTCATCGCCCCCGACAAGCTCCGGGAAGCGCTCGGTCTCGAGGACGGGGATCGCGTCACGGTTTCCGTGGGTGATGGCCGATGA
- a CDS encoding anaerobic glycerol-3-phosphate dehydrogenase subunit C → MSDAEQPTDDHVPGDDEFEPIQVFPEAEKMDLRPGADNCYKCSTCDTNCPVAEVDDEFPGPKFQGPEQWRLKRQDDHDIDDSVMKCSNCMRCDSACPSEVPLSQMHNTARAEYVEENMSKFSREYWRNRMLSNYRQLAPLASAFPRTANFVMGLSVTQWMGEKVLGITSEREFPEFAKTTFREWWAKRGGNATSRERAQEARAERGAEVQSEEKRIAYFHGCYSNYNTTEVGKALVRVFERFGYEVMIPEQACSGTPMFANGMLDDARRAAETNVRELSAAIEDGADVIASCTSCSMSLRQEYPELFDFEGTESVAENTWEAVEYLRVHEDLEGELEGTRVDDASFAYHAPCHSRNQGLDGQTIEVMSAIDGVEAEDVGDSCSGISGTYGWKEENYETSMKIGEEMFEHMEDAEATTGLTECPTCSMQMEHGTGYEIQHTLQVLEAALVGTELEET, encoded by the coding sequence ATGAGCGACGCAGAACAACCAACCGACGACCACGTTCCAGGAGACGACGAGTTCGAACCGATCCAGGTGTTCCCCGAGGCCGAGAAGATGGACCTCCGACCGGGCGCCGATAACTGTTACAAGTGCTCGACCTGCGACACGAACTGTCCGGTCGCCGAGGTCGACGACGAGTTCCCCGGCCCGAAGTTCCAGGGACCCGAGCAGTGGCGGCTCAAGCGTCAGGACGACCACGACATCGACGACTCGGTGATGAAGTGTTCGAACTGCATGCGCTGTGACAGCGCCTGTCCCTCCGAAGTACCCCTGTCGCAGATGCACAATACGGCGCGAGCCGAGTACGTCGAGGAGAACATGAGCAAGTTCTCCCGCGAGTACTGGCGCAACCGGATGCTCTCGAACTACCGCCAGCTCGCCCCGCTGGCGTCGGCGTTCCCGCGGACGGCGAACTTCGTGATGGGCCTCTCCGTCACGCAGTGGATGGGCGAGAAGGTCCTCGGCATCACCAGCGAGCGAGAGTTCCCCGAGTTCGCGAAGACGACCTTTCGTGAATGGTGGGCAAAGCGAGGTGGCAACGCCACCTCGAGGGAGCGAGCGCAGGAAGCGCGAGCGGAGCGCGGCGCCGAGGTCCAGAGCGAGGAGAAGCGCATCGCCTACTTCCACGGCTGCTACTCGAATTACAACACGACTGAGGTCGGGAAGGCGCTCGTGCGCGTCTTCGAGCGCTTCGGCTACGAGGTCATGATTCCCGAACAGGCCTGTTCCGGGACGCCGATGTTCGCCAACGGAATGCTCGACGACGCCCGACGGGCCGCCGAGACGAACGTTCGCGAACTCTCCGCGGCGATCGAAGACGGCGCCGACGTCATCGCCTCCTGTACCTCCTGTTCGATGTCGCTCCGCCAGGAGTACCCGGAGCTGTTCGACTTCGAGGGCACCGAGAGCGTCGCCGAGAACACCTGGGAAGCCGTCGAGTACCTCCGGGTCCACGAGGACCTCGAGGGCGAACTCGAGGGGACCCGGGTCGACGACGCCAGCTTCGCCTACCACGCCCCGTGCCACTCGCGAAATCAGGGGCTGGACGGACAGACGATCGAAGTGATGAGCGCGATCGACGGCGTCGAGGCCGAGGACGTCGGCGACTCCTGTTCCGGAATCTCCGGCACCTACGGCTGGAAGGAAGAGAACTACGAAACCTCCATGAAGATCGGTGAGGAAATGTTCGAGCACATGGAGGACGCGGAGGCCACGACCGGGCTGACGGAGTGTCCGACCTGCTCGATGCAGATGGAGCACGGAACCGGCTACGAGATCCAGCACACGCTGCAGGTTCTCGAGGCCGCGCTCGTGGGGACGGAGCTGGAGGAGACGTAA
- a CDS encoding DUF7471 family protein — protein sequence MQHTNPFDVGWVDPQLTPVLLAVIVLAAAGTTVLFCIGAVAYSRRRSTRYLLITIVLGLLMTRSLVGLGTVFGLVPMTIHHLVEHGVDFTIAVLVLYAVYRSGPGAERTSLGTDGD from the coding sequence ATGCAACATACGAACCCGTTCGACGTCGGATGGGTGGATCCCCAGTTGACACCCGTCCTCCTCGCCGTAATCGTCCTGGCAGCCGCGGGTACGACTGTGCTGTTCTGTATCGGGGCCGTCGCGTACTCCAGACGGCGATCGACGCGGTATCTGCTGATTACGATCGTGCTCGGCCTGCTCATGACCAGATCGCTGGTCGGACTGGGGACCGTCTTCGGGCTGGTACCGATGACGATCCACCATCTCGTCGAGCACGGTGTCGATTTTACGATCGCCGTTCTCGTCCTCTACGCGGTGTACCGGAGCGGTCCGGGCGCCGAACGGACGTCGCTCGGGACCGACGGAGACTGA
- the ribB gene encoding 3,4-dihydroxy-2-butanone-4-phosphate synthase, with product MTGRHASANANTGTGSGASATAFERALEALWAGEPVLVHDAADREGETDLIYHADAVTPEAVARMRNDAGGLICLALSHEIAEAFDLPFYTDEVDHPAAADHELGYDERSSFSLTVNHRDTYTGITDADRSRTIRALGEAAAAPEETEFAAEFRVPGHVHLLKAAPDLLAQREGHTELGLALAGAADLPPAVVVCEMLDDETGEALTPVDARAYAHRHDFVYLEGRDVLDRLG from the coding sequence ATGACCGGACGTCACGCCAGCGCGAACGCCAACACGGGAACGGGAAGCGGCGCGTCCGCCACCGCGTTCGAGCGCGCGCTCGAGGCACTGTGGGCGGGCGAGCCGGTGCTCGTCCACGACGCGGCCGACCGCGAGGGCGAGACGGACCTCATCTACCACGCCGACGCGGTGACTCCCGAAGCCGTCGCCCGGATGCGCAACGACGCCGGCGGACTGATCTGCCTCGCGCTGAGCCACGAGATCGCGGAGGCGTTCGACCTCCCGTTCTACACCGACGAAGTCGACCACCCCGCCGCGGCCGACCACGAACTCGGCTACGACGAGCGCTCGTCGTTCTCGCTGACGGTCAACCACCGGGACACCTACACGGGTATTACGGACGCCGACCGCTCGAGAACGATCCGGGCTCTCGGCGAGGCCGCCGCGGCGCCCGAGGAGACGGAGTTCGCCGCCGAGTTTCGGGTTCCCGGCCACGTCCACCTGCTGAAAGCTGCACCCGACCTGCTCGCCCAGCGCGAGGGCCACACCGAACTCGGCCTCGCGCTCGCCGGCGCCGCCGACCTCCCGCCCGCCGTCGTCGTCTGCGAGATGTTAGACGACGAAACCGGCGAGGCGCTCACGCCCGTCGACGCCCGCGCGTACGCCCACCGGCACGACTTCGTCTACCTCGAAGGACGGGACGTCCTCGACCGACTCGGGTAA
- the glpK gene encoding glycerol kinase GlpK: protein MTANTYVGAVDQGTTGTRFMVFDHGGQVVANAYEKHEQYYPEPGWVEHDPMEIWENTKSVITTALGKAGISPDQLEAIGVTNQRETTLLWDAESGRPVHNAIVWQDRRTTDRVEQLEEDGMVGTIRAKTGLEADAYFSATKAEWLLDNADPIKMERARPADIQDRAAEGEVLFGTIDTWLIYNLTGNHITEVTNASRTMLYNIHDLEWDDELLEEFSIPEAMLPEVRPSSDDETYGTTDPEGFLEAEVPVAGALGDQQAALFGQTCFDAGEAKNTYGTGSFFLMNTGDEAVESDHGLLTTIGFQRSGEPVQYALEGAIFVTGAAIEWLEDMSLIDNPAQTAELARSVDSTDGVYVVPAFTGLGAPHWDQRARGTIVGMTRGTRKEHVVRATLESVAYQTRDVAEAMEADSGIEMADLKVDGGAVKNNYLCQLQSDIIGSEIVRPKVDETTALGSAYAAGLAVGYWGDIEGLRDNWQIDREFEPEMDRDEADKKYGRWSDAVERSLDWARDGDGE, encoded by the coding sequence ATGACAGCAAACACGTACGTCGGCGCAGTTGATCAGGGAACGACCGGAACTCGGTTTATGGTCTTCGACCACGGAGGACAGGTCGTCGCGAACGCCTACGAAAAGCACGAACAGTACTACCCGGAACCCGGCTGGGTCGAACACGATCCGATGGAGATCTGGGAGAACACGAAGAGCGTCATCACGACAGCACTCGGAAAGGCGGGGATCAGTCCCGACCAGCTCGAGGCCATCGGCGTCACGAACCAGCGCGAGACGACGCTCCTCTGGGACGCGGAGTCCGGTCGTCCGGTCCACAACGCCATCGTCTGGCAGGACCGACGGACGACGGACCGGGTCGAACAGCTCGAGGAGGACGGGATGGTCGGCACCATCCGCGCGAAGACCGGGCTCGAGGCCGACGCCTACTTCTCGGCGACGAAAGCGGAGTGGCTGCTCGACAACGCCGACCCCATCAAGATGGAGCGGGCCCGCCCCGCGGACATACAGGACCGAGCGGCGGAGGGCGAGGTCCTCTTCGGGACGATCGACACCTGGCTGATCTACAACCTCACGGGGAACCACATCACCGAGGTCACGAACGCCTCGCGCACGATGCTGTACAACATTCACGACCTCGAGTGGGACGACGAACTCCTCGAGGAGTTCTCCATCCCCGAGGCGATGCTGCCCGAGGTCCGCCCCTCGAGCGACGACGAGACCTACGGAACGACCGACCCCGAGGGCTTCCTCGAGGCGGAGGTACCCGTCGCCGGCGCGCTGGGTGACCAGCAGGCGGCGCTGTTCGGCCAGACCTGTTTCGACGCCGGTGAGGCCAAGAACACCTACGGCACGGGCTCGTTCTTCCTGATGAACACCGGCGACGAGGCCGTCGAGAGCGACCACGGGCTGCTGACGACGATCGGCTTCCAGCGCTCGGGCGAACCCGTCCAGTACGCCCTCGAGGGGGCGATCTTCGTCACCGGCGCGGCGATCGAGTGGCTCGAAGACATGTCGCTGATCGACAACCCGGCCCAGACCGCCGAACTCGCCCGCAGCGTGGACTCGACCGACGGCGTCTACGTCGTTCCCGCCTTCACCGGCCTGGGAGCACCCCACTGGGACCAGCGCGCCCGCGGCACCATCGTCGGGATGACCCGCGGCACGCGCAAGGAGCACGTCGTCCGGGCGACGCTCGAGTCGGTCGCCTACCAGACCCGCGACGTCGCGGAGGCGATGGAGGCCGACTCCGGCATCGAGATGGCGGATCTCAAGGTCGACGGCGGCGCGGTCAAGAACAACTACCTCTGTCAGCTCCAGTCCGACATCATCGGCTCGGAGATCGTCCGCCCGAAGGTCGACGAGACGACCGCGCTCGGCTCCGCGTACGCCGCGGGCCTGGCCGTCGGCTACTGGGGCGACATCGAGGGGCTTCGCGACAACTGGCAGATCGACCGCGAGTTCGAACCGGAGATGGACCGCGACGAGGCGGACAAGAAGTACGGCCGCTGGAGCGACGCCGTCGAACGGTCGCTCGACTGGGCGCGGGACGGTGACGGTGAATGA